In Sphaerospermopsis torques-reginae ITEP-024, the genomic window TAAATATTCTGAATCTGCGATCGCCTCTGGAACTAATTCTTGACTCGAAAATTCTCCTGTAATTCCCAAAAATGTATTCATGGTACGATCAGCATCAGGAGTAACTAATACTAAACATTTACCTGTAATTCCTGATTGCAAATCAGCATTTTTTAAGTTAGTATCTACCTGACAATTCAGTAAATCTTGAATGTAAAACTCTCCAAATTCATCATTAGCAACTTTACAGGAATAAAAAGTTTTTCCTCCTAGTTGACTAATAGCCACTATTGTGTTTGCTGCTGAACCTCCACAACTTTTATGACAATGAAGATGTTTGAGATTTTCTAACATAAGATTTTGACTATCTTCATCTAGTAGTGTCATTACACCTTTATCAATGTTGAGCTTTTCTAGCAACTCTGGAGATACTTCATATTCTATATCTACCAAGGCATTACCCACACCATAAACATCATATTTCCTACCCATTTTTAGCTCCTCACAAATTATTGTTTGTTATCTTATATCATATCTGGTTGAACACTTATTATATCTGTTGAGGCTGGTAATTGGTAATTGGTAATTGGTAATTTGGAAAAGGCAATACGATAATGAAACAGCTATATCGTAAGTGATTGGGCAGACATGATATTACTCAAAGAAATTTTCAAACCTCCTCCTGACTTCTGACTCCTGCTATATATTCATTTGCGTTGAGTTAGTTGTTGTTGCCATTCTTGATGATTTTCGATATTATTTAAAACTATTTTCTGATAGGTTTCATTAATTAAATCCATGTTTAAAACCTGACCAAAATTATTTTTTCTTGTCACATACCAAAATTCCTTACCTCTGTCTGTATAATAAGTTCCGGCTTTAATTAATCCCGGTACAAAAGTACCAGGGGCGCGTAAATCTTTCAGTGTTTTTGGTGGTATGTTTGTCGTGACAGAGATAATATGATTTAGGGGTATTTGCCAAAGTTTATGAAAGCGAACCGCTATAAGTTTTTCTGTGAAAGTAAATTCTATTTGCAAAGAGTTGTTTAAAATACTTAATTGCATAATTTATCCTTTGGATTCCCAATCACTTCTTCCCCAATCACCAACCCCAAGAACATGATATGTAAAAATAGGAATGACTGACTATAGCACAGTTAGATAAAGGATTGACCTGAGCAATGGCAGAAGAAACCAATAAAAATCAAGCAGAAACCGAAAAACCCGCTGCTGCTAAACCTGCGGCCAAAAAAGAAAAACCTCCTGCGGTAGAAGATAAACCGTTTGAAGAGTTTATGCAGCAACATTATTTACCAGCTTTGCAAAAGGCGATCGCAAATGAAGGAGTACCTGATGCACAGCTAAGTTTTGCCAAGCAGAAGTATCCTATTATTGGCTTTGACTCAGCGGAAGAATGCTGGCAAATTATTGGTTCTTGGCAAAACGGACAAAAACAGTTTAACGTCTATTTCCCCGATGCAGACATTCAAGGTAAAAAGGGTTTTTCCTGTAACGAAGGTAAAAAACCCAGTACCTTGGAATCTTTCTTAATAGATGAACGCAAAATTACCCTTGATTTATTGGTATCTCGCCTAGTTTACCGTTTAAACGGTCAAAAATGGCTAGGTAGAAATTAATTATCAATTGAGAATTGACAATTGATAATTGGTGTTGTATCAGTGCCTTTTGGTGCTACAATTCATGAAAGTGGTAGGTAACGGCTCCAGTGATGGGGTCGTTGTCTATTCGCACATAACCTGATTTCAGCATTTCTTTGAGGACTTTTTCCACTTCCTCAAAACTAGCACCAGTAGCTTTGACACCTTGAGTCACAGTTAAACTACCACCTTTGCTTTCTGCGGCTTCTAGCAATTGTACCATCAATTGGTTGCCAGTAGGACGGTAAACTTGAGAGTTAACAATAGGTTGATTTACTGGTAAACCCAGCGGTGACAAACCTGCTTTTAGTCGCAAATTTTGCTCATATTCATCTACCATGCCGGGAATCAGCAGTAAATCCACTAACTGACCTATATATAATAAACCACCAGTACACAACCATAATAAACCAGTGCCAATTTTGCCATTGTACAAGCGGTGCAAGCCGCCAATACCCAAAAAACCAGCCGCACACAGAATGTAAGAGGCAACAAGTCGGTCTTTATGAGGATTATTTTGTGTATTCATATTATGTGTAACCTTCCTATTATCTACTGATTTATTTATTTAAGCTAATTAATAATCATAATAACTTAACAAGTAAAGTCCAGGCTGGCATCAGTGATCCCAACTAACTACCAATTTTCAACTTCTGATTCCGCAATAGCTAAAGATTTGTTGCAACTCTTAATGATTTATTTCCCTTTTCATGCCTAGACCTTGGTACACTGGATTTCATACAAATGTCATTATTGTCCTTAGTTCAAAATTAAGAAAGACACTCACTGCAAGCAAACATGGTAGATTCCCTAAAAAAACCAGGCTTTGAAGAAATGCGTCCTGGGGTGAAAGTACCCTCTAAAGAAACCCTTTTAACACCCCGGTTTTACACAACCGATTTTGATGAAATGGCGCGGATGGATATCTCCGTCAACGAAGACGAGTTAAAAGCCATCCTTGAAGAATTTCGCGTTGACTATAACCGCCATCACTTTGTCCGGGATGCCGAATTTGAACAATCCTGGGACCATATTGATGGGGAAACTCGCCAGTTGTTCATTGAATTTCTGGAACGTTCCTGTACTGCGGAGTTTTCCGGCTTTTTACTTTACAAAGAACTCGGCCGCCGCTTGAAAGATAAAAGCCCTGTATTGGCTGAATGCTTTAACTTGATGTCACGGGATGAAGCCCGTCACGCTGGGTTTTTAAACAAGGCAATGTCAGACTTTAATCTATCCTTAGATTTAGGGTTTTTGACCAAGAGCCGCAATTATACTTTCTTTAAGCCCAAATTCATCTTCTACGCTACCTACCTTTCTGAAAAGATTGGTTATTGGCGCTATATCACCATTTATCGTCATTTAGAGCAACATCCTGAAGATAGAATTTACCCAATTTTTCGCTTCTTTGAAAATTGGTGTCAGGATGAAAACCGTCATGGTGACTTCTTTGATGCCATCATGAGAGCGCAACCCCAAATGCTCAATGACTGGAAGGCTAAACTTTGGAGTCGCTTCTTCCTGTTGTCAGTATTTGCTACCATGTATCTTAATGATATTCAGCGTAAAGATTTTTATGCTGCTATCGGTTTAGATGCACGGGAATATGACATTTATGTGATTAAGAAGACTAATGAAACTGCTGGCCGTGTCTTCCCCGTCATGTTAGATGTGGATAATCCCAAGTTTTACGAGCGTTTGGATGTTTGTGTCAAGAATAACGAAAAATTGAGCGCAATTTCCAACTCTAATACTCCTAAATTCCTGCAATTCTTCCAAAAACTGCCTATTTACATTTCTCATGGTTGGCAGTTATTGAACTTGTACCTGATGAAACCCATTGATGCGGTTTCTGCTCATGGTCAAGTTAGATAATTGTACTTAATTTTCTGGATGTTCTCTCGTTCCCATACTCTGTATGGGAATTTCTCGTTTTCTCGTTCCCATACTCTGTATGGGAATGAATTATAGAAGGCTCTGCCTTCAACAATACCAGAGGCAGAGCCTCTTTAATAGCATTCCCAGTCTGAGACTGGGAACGAGATTAAATTTCATCAAAATAATAGTGGTTTTGTACACAACAAAGCCACTTTTTTTTATGATTATTGGAATATGATTAAGTATATTTAGGGAGCAAATCTAGAAAATAAGCGTCAGCAATTGTATCTTAATTGAAGGTTTAGGTATAATCATCATGCTCAACAATTTTAGTCAAAGACTGCCAATATTACTATCTTTTTGCTTATTAAATAGTTATAACTTTTCACCTGCGATCGCTGTAGATATTTGTGCAGAAAACCTAGCTAAAGGAGAATATAAAATTACTAATAAAATTAGCGGTAAAATTAGCGATCGCGATCATGACTCAGATCGAGAACGATATCGCAAATATTATGATCAAGATGGATACAGCGGAAGTAATGGCCGTGGGGGTAGAGATGGAAGGAGTGGACAAAACCAAACAATAACCATTTCACCTGAAAGTACACCCATAAATCTTGACCTCTCAGGCACAAACGGCGAAGATGGGGAAGATGGAGAAAATGCTTCTCGTCCCAGATGTGGTAGAGACTACAGAGAAAACGTTAACAGAAATATTCACGCCCCTGATGGTGGTAATGGTGGTACTGGTGGTAAAGGTGGAAATGGGGGAAATGGTGGTTCTCTCACAGTTTATTACAGCAACTTGGCAGATTTAAAGAAAATTTTTGTCCGTTCTACTGGAGGAGAAAGTGGACGTGGTGGCCGTGGTGGTCAAGGTACAAACGGTTGTAACTGTCGTCGTCGCAGTTGGGAAGTAAAAACTTGCAAAGGAACTCCCGGTAGTCCTGACCATAAATGTACTAATACAGTTTATCGTTGTTATGACGGTAGCGATGGGAGTGATGGGAATGATGGCCGGGATGGTAAACGTGGAAGTTTAGGAACTTTAACCATCATTAATAGCAAAGAACCATTAAGAGATGATACACCAACTCGTAAAGTAGCAATTTCTGAATTAGCAACTCAACAATTTAACCTTTCCAAAAATAAATGGTTACAGCGTCAAGGTGCAGTTTCTTTATTAGCTACTGGTTCTGTTATTGCTGATGAATATCGAGAATTTGATCGGCGTTTAGAAGGAACTTTTAAATTAATTTGGCAAGAAAAAAAGCCCATAGCGAACTTTGCTGATCAAAATGTCACCCTGACTTTAAATGATAATCAACAAATAGAAATTGACTTTCTAGAAAATATGTGGGTTGACGGTAATGCCAAAATTCAGGGTCAATTAACTGAGTACACTGTTAACTATGCCATTCCTGAAAAAGAAGTTACAAATTTAGCAGTTTCCGAGTTTTCTGGTTCAGGTAAAAATCTAAATTTGAAAATAGTAGATTTAGCAGGAAGGTCTGATTTAATTAACACTCAATTTAAAATAAAATATCGGGCAAAAGATAGTTTTTCTGGTGCTTTTGATTTCCAAACTTTTTATGAAGGGGAAATTCCTGCTAATTTAGTGACTCGTGAATACAATCGTTTTATTCTCGATTTAGGGAAATTGAGAATACCTAATGATGCTCTGAGTTCAGGTACAGATGTAGATATTGAATTAACTGTAATACGTTCTTTAGGTGGACGTTCTGCACAACAAACTTTAAGATGGCAAAGTACAATTCGCTGAATTAATTAAATGTCTTAAAATCCCAATTTTGAAAAAATAAACCTGTCCACCTCAAAAACTATCGCTCAACTCTCTTACCTTTGTGTCCTTTGCGTCCTTTGCGGTTCAATCATATTAAGCGAGGGGTAATTTTTTATTGTTAGATAAAAATAAACTTACACATTTGGGATGCTCCCCAGGGAACAGGGAGGAAAATTTTAGATTTTAGATTTTAGATTTTAGATTGGAGATAATAAAAACAATCCAAAATCCAAAATCCAAAATCCAAAATTAATAACTCCTGACTCCTGACTCCTGACAATTATTTACCCATATTTCGCTTCATTTGTTCTAACTCGTCTTGAGTTTCCCAACGACGAAACTGTTCTTCTAAGTCGTCAAACTTGCTATAATAACTACTAGCTGGAGTTTGCCAAGCATTGCTTTCTAAACGCTGCTGGTTTTGATCTTTTGCTCTTGCTTTTTGTGCTTCTGCTGCTTTGGCTTGCACTTCTTGACGACGCTGTTGAATTTTGCGTAGTAATTCTTGAGATTGGGTAATGCGTTCTTTTAAACCTTGCATTTGTCCCCATTTTTGATTTCCTTCCCGCAAAAGTGCATCTTCTCTTGCTTGCGCTGGTATGGCTAAATCTTCTCTACCTGCGGCCTTGGCT contains:
- a CDS encoding DUF2996 domain-containing protein; the encoded protein is MAEETNKNQAETEKPAAAKPAAKKEKPPAVEDKPFEEFMQQHYLPALQKAIANEGVPDAQLSFAKQKYPIIGFDSAEECWQIIGSWQNGQKQFNVYFPDADIQGKKGFSCNEGKKPSTLESFLIDERKITLDLLVSRLVYRLNGQKWLGRN
- a CDS encoding TM2 domain-containing protein yields the protein MNTQNNPHKDRLVASYILCAAGFLGIGGLHRLYNGKIGTGLLWLCTGGLLYIGQLVDLLLIPGMVDEYEQNLRLKAGLSPLGLPVNQPIVNSQVYRPTGNQLMVQLLEAAESKGGSLTVTQGVKATGASFEEVEKVLKEMLKSGYVRIDNDPITGAVTYHFHEL
- the acsF gene encoding magnesium-protoporphyrin IX monomethyl ester (oxidative) cyclase, with protein sequence MVDSLKKPGFEEMRPGVKVPSKETLLTPRFYTTDFDEMARMDISVNEDELKAILEEFRVDYNRHHFVRDAEFEQSWDHIDGETRQLFIEFLERSCTAEFSGFLLYKELGRRLKDKSPVLAECFNLMSRDEARHAGFLNKAMSDFNLSLDLGFLTKSRNYTFFKPKFIFYATYLSEKIGYWRYITIYRHLEQHPEDRIYPIFRFFENWCQDENRHGDFFDAIMRAQPQMLNDWKAKLWSRFFLLSVFATMYLNDIQRKDFYAAIGLDAREYDIYVIKKTNETAGRVFPVMLDVDNPKFYERLDVCVKNNEKLSAISNSNTPKFLQFFQKLPIYISHGWQLLNLYLMKPIDAVSAHGQVR
- a CDS encoding collagen-like protein, whose protein sequence is MLNNFSQRLPILLSFCLLNSYNFSPAIAVDICAENLAKGEYKITNKISGKISDRDHDSDRERYRKYYDQDGYSGSNGRGGRDGRSGQNQTITISPESTPINLDLSGTNGEDGEDGENASRPRCGRDYRENVNRNIHAPDGGNGGTGGKGGNGGNGGSLTVYYSNLADLKKIFVRSTGGESGRGGRGGQGTNGCNCRRRSWEVKTCKGTPGSPDHKCTNTVYRCYDGSDGSDGNDGRDGKRGSLGTLTIINSKEPLRDDTPTRKVAISELATQQFNLSKNKWLQRQGAVSLLATGSVIADEYREFDRRLEGTFKLIWQEKKPIANFADQNVTLTLNDNQQIEIDFLENMWVDGNAKIQGQLTEYTVNYAIPEKEVTNLAVSEFSGSGKNLNLKIVDLAGRSDLINTQFKIKYRAKDSFSGAFDFQTFYEGEIPANLVTREYNRFILDLGKLRIPNDALSSGTDVDIELTVIRSLGGRSAQQTLRWQSTIR
- a CDS encoding TIGR04376 family protein, coding for MGLFDDLSRFLEARLEEFLRNNPHLELEMLSEQLREQEEDTLKLIADLQLQEKRSQDEILETAQEIQRWHIRVQKAKAAGREDLAIPAQAREDALLREGNQKWGQMQGLKERITQSQELLRKIQQRRQEVQAKAAEAQKARAKDQNQQRLESNAWQTPASSYYSKFDDLEEQFRRWETQDELEQMKRNMGK